The sequence below is a genomic window from Dyadobacter chenwenxiniae.
ATAAGCTGACATACTGATATCTTGCTGATAGAAAACAAAAAATCGCCTTCCTTTTCCGGAAGGCGATTTTTTGTTTTCTATGGAGGATCAATTTGCTAAACCGGCAGCCAGATATGGAATACAGCGCCATTTCCGAGGCTTGATTCGGCGGCAATGTAGCCCTCGTGCTGCTCCACTATCTTTTTCACAATGCTAAGCCCGATCCCGGTTCCTGAATATTCATGTTTACCGTGCAACCGCTGGAACAGGCTAAAAATTTTCTCGCTGAATTCTTGCTCAAACCCGATGCCATTGTCCGAAAACGTAATTTGATAAAAAGGCTGGTCGGGATTCACGAACGTAGGCGCAACAACGCTACTTCCCTTCACAATTTCTGAGGAAATCACTATCTCAGGGCTTTGTGTTGAGAATTTGAGTGAATTGCTGATCAGGTTCGAAAACAGCTGGTTGATCTGAAAGCCGTTCGCTTTGATAACAGGAAGGTTTACACATTTTATCACTGCTTGTTTTTCTGCAATCAATAGTTCAAAGTCGATCTCAATGTCCTTCACAATCTTATTCATGTCAATGAGCGTATGACCCTCTCCTATCTTAGCTAACCGGCTGTATGTCAGCAAAGACTGAATGAGATCGCTCATGCGTTGCGCAGACGACGAAATCTTGTCATAGTAAACTTGTGTGGCTTTTTCGTCCTGTTTATTCTTTTGGATCAGATGGATAAATGTCTGTATTTTCCGCAGCGGCTCCTGCAAATCGTGACTGGCAATGTAATTAAATGATTCCAGCTCCTTGTTCGCTTTCACCAAATCCTCCGTGCGCTGCTGAACTTTTTGTTCGAGTTTATCTGTAAATGATTTCTGATCCAGGAAAATCTTCTTTCGTGAATTATTGATCTTGATCTGTGATTTGATCCTGGCCAGCATTTCATTCGCGGAAAATGGTTTTACCAAATAATCATCTGCACCAATTTCATAACCTTCTATTTTCGAATCTTCCCCAGCCCGGGCTGTGATCAGGATTACCGGCAGCTGCGAAGTTTCCGGATTGGCCTTCACCCGTTTGAGCAGTTCAATGCCGTCGACTTCTGGCATCATAATGTCACTCAAAATCAGCGTAGGCTTATATTTTTGCATTTTTTCAAGCGCGTCGAGACCGTTTGTTGCCGTAATCGTACGGTATTTCGTAGCGATCAGCGATTGTATATGTTGCCGCATATCAGCATTGTCATCCACAATCAGGACGAGCTCATCCGCTTCTTCGGGCAGAATGCTGCTCAGATCACCATCCTTATCTGATGATTTGTCCCTTCCGACTAGTGCCGCCACTTCCTGCAGATATGCATCAGCACCCGGAATTTCGAAGCTGGGATTATCTTCTAAAATCTGTGTGACCGGCAAATGCCCCTTTCCCAACGGAATTGAAACCGTAAAACAGCTACCCTCTCCCTCAACGCTTTCCACCTGGATTGTTCCCTGGTGCAGCCGGACCAGCTCTTTGATCAGTGACAAACCGATCCCGGTGCCTTCATAGGTCCTTCCACCAGTGTTTTGAACCCGGTGAAAGCGCTCAAACATATGTGGCAGCTCACTTTCCGGAATTCCCACTCCGGTGTCCCGCACTGTCAGCACGGCGTTTCCCTCCTTTGCATAAACATCCACAGATATGGTGCCTTCCAATGTGTATTTAAATGCATTGGACAAAAGATTAAAAACGATTTTCTCCCACATTTGCCGATCCAGATACACCGGAGGAATTTGCTCGTCCGTATTGACATGGAATTGCAGATCAGCCCTTTCTATCACGGACCTGAAATTGGCAGCTAAGTTTTGGGTGTAGGTTGCTAAGTCCGTCAGAACAAAGTTTGCCAAATGCCGCCCGCTCTCAATGCGACTGAAATCCAGCAGGGAATTAACCAGTTTCAGAAGCCGCAGCGCATTACGGTGCGTCAACTCGATGCTCTGCTTTTCGGCAGTTGTCAAAGCGGTGCCCGGTTTCTTCAACAACTCTTCAAGCGGCCCCAGGATCAGCATCAGGGGCGTGCGAAATTCATGACTGATATTGGTAAAAAAAAGTGTTTTTGCCTTATCCAATGCTTCCAAGGCCTCCGCGCGCTTGCGCTCTTCCTCATAGGCAAGCGTGTTGCTTACACCCAGCGCAATCTGGTCCGCGATCATTTGAATGAAGTTCCGGTAAGCATCATCAAATTTGCGGTAAGGGTTAAGCCCTACCGTGAGCACTGCCAACGGAAACTGCCTGGTAGCGGATTTAATAGGAATGTCCACAAAAACCCTGGGCGGAACATCCCAGTCGCCTTTGGGCACTTCTTGCCACCGCCCGTTCACAGGCGATTCTGTCATGTGGTTTTCAGTAATGGCCGTTAACCTACCGGCAGCAACTGTTTCGCCATCACGCAGATCCAGCATTCCGTCAACTGGTTTTTCAGCAAAGCCTGAGTATGCAACAATTTCGGCGCTGCTGCCGTCATTTTTTATTTTGTAAATCAATGAAAAAGGGAAATCCCTCGGGTTGCCCGAAAGTGCTTTCGTCGCTTGTGCGTACACTTCCTGCTCATTTTTTTTCTGCGCAACCGTATCAAGCTGCTGCATAGTTCTGAGTGCCCTCTCATTGATAATCCTTTCTGTATCAGCAGTATTATAGCAAATGATGCCGGACGGAAGACCGTCTGCACCCAGCACGGGTGTGTAGGAAAATGTATAGTAAGTCTCTTCTGGAAAACCGCTCCGCTCCATAATCAGCAGCTGGGATTCTACATAAGTGCCCTCATCTTTGTTCATCGCCCGCGACAGCAGCGGCTCAATGTCCTTCCAGATATCTTTCCAAACAACAGAAGCTGGTTGCCCTAACGCGATCGGATGTTTCCCCCGAACGATATCAATATAGGCATCATTATAAAGTTTGACCAGCTGGTGGCCCCAGCCAATCCAGATCGGTTGCTTGGAGCTAAGCATGATCCGAACGCATGTTTTGAGGCTTTGTGGCCACTGTGCGGGGTTACCCAAACTTGTTTCATCCCAATTATATTGCCGGATGCGCTCACCCATCTCACCTCCTCCGGCGAGGAATTCAAGCTTTTTAATCTCACTGTCAACCATGCAATGCCTAGATAAGGGTCGATACTATTCTTTTGATCTCTTTTTTCACCTCATCCGTATTGGCCTGTTTTTTAATCAGCCCGGAAGCGCCCAGGTTCCTGCACTGCTCTACGATGGTTTTTTCGTTGGAAGTTGAGTACATAAAAGTGGGAATATGAACAAGTGATGGCCTTTTTTTCATCTCTGCTAAAAATTCCATACCATTCATTTTGGGCATATTAATGTCAATAAATATGACATCAGGGGCAAATGCAGGTTGTTCAAGTTTCTCAAGTGCCTGAATGCCGTCTCTTGCAAACACACATTCTGCTTCGGGAAGTGCGTCTTCCAGCATGATTGAAAATATTTCCTGATCGTCAATGTCATCATCAACCAGCAGCACAGTCACTTTTTCGGGCATTTTTACAGTTTTCAAGCATACGCAACGAGCGCTACGCAAGATAATGAAATCCTATCTCTGCAAAAAGTGAAGAAATGGAAAGCGGCTTGCATAATCGCCTTAATCGCTCTGTCTTCCAAGCCTTTAACCATTTCAATTGATACACAATGTAACGCACCACGCATTGCAAGACCTTACACGAGGCAGCAAAAGCAATAACGACGCATATGGGAAAAATCGTGGAACCGGCGGGCGATCTGTTGGAGAAATACGAAACAGGTTACCAAACTTTTTTTCAGGAACTCAGAAAACGGAACTACATTCAGGATTCGTTTTTGACCCGATCACAACAGTATGTTAAAAGCTTAACTACCCATTTTTTTATGAAAAAGTCTTTTTTACTTTCTGCCGTAACCAGCTTGTTTCTTTTCGGAGCGTTAAATGCTGTGAATGGTCAGGATAAAATGAATGTGCTTAAATTGAAGTCTGCCAAAGATCTGCACGCGTTTTTTAAATACACCGGAAATGATGTGCTGCTCATTGCAGGTCACCGCGGCGGCATGATTAAAGGTTTTCCTGAAAACTCCATCGCGACTTTTGAAAATACATTAAAACATACGCCGGCATTTTTTGAAATAGACCCGCGGCTCACAAAGGACAGTGTAATTGTCCTCATGCATGACGCCATGCTGGACAGGACAACGACAGGGAAAGGCAAACTTTCTGATTATACCTATGCGGAGCTCAAACAGTTTAAGCTGAAAGACGCCGAAGGAAATGTCACCGATTTCCCAATTCCTACATTAAGCGAGGTGATTGAATGGGGTCGCGGTAAAACCATTCTGAATCTCGATCACAAAGACGTTCCGCTGGAAATGACTGCCGCATTGATCAAAAAACACAAGGCAGATTCATTCGTCATGCTGACCGTGCATAAGCCCGAAGAAGCGGCTTTTTATCTAAAAAATAACCCTAACAGCACATTTTCCGCATTTATCAAAACAAAAGCAGAATTTGAGGCATATCAAAAAGCAGGCGTGCCTTTTACACAGCTCATTGCATACATCGGGCCATTGGTAAAGCCTGAAAATCAAGAACTTTACAGCCTGCTCAACAAAGCGGGCGCGATGGCCATGATCTCTGCGGCGTCATCCTATGATAAGTTAAAAAGCGCAGAAGAGCGCAAAGCGGCCTATGTTTCGATCGCAAAAGATGGCGCATCCATCATTGAATCGGACTATCCGATTGAGCTGGCTGAGGCCGTGAAGGGCTTCATTAAGCAGGACAGTCCGAAGCAAAAGTTTTTCGGCAAAAAATAAATTCAGTTACTCGCTTTTCAACACTTTGGCCGGATTGTTCCTCGCGGCTTTAACCGTCTGCGATCCGATCATCAGGAAAGCGAGTAACATCACAACCAAAACGCCCGCGAGCAATTCCAGTATGTTGATCGGTTGGTGATACGGAAAGTCGTCCAAAACGATTTTGTCAAAGAAAAAGTAGGTTGCCGGAATGGCGATCAATGCGGAAACTATTAGCAGGATCAAAAACCCTTCACACAGCAGATACACCAAACCACCTTCGCTCGCTCCCAGCACTTTGCGGATACTGATTTCCTTGAGCTTGGTTTCGGTCGTGAAAACCACCATTCCAAACAATCCGAGCGAAGCAATACAAATCGCCAGGAAGGCAACAAAACCAACGACCTTGACCATGACCGAAAACTGGCTGTATGCAGACTCGATCTGGTCGTTGTAGAATTTCGCCTGGATGGGATGCACTTTATCGACCTTCCGCCAGGCAGTTTCAAGCATGTCCATTGTGCCGGGAAGGTCCCCGGACGCGATTTTTACATTGAGATAGCCGGACGGCTCATTGGCGGAGTAGCGAAATATGACCGGCTCGATCTTCGCTTCCAGCGTGCCATAATGGAAATCCTTGATCACACCTATGATCGTTAATGCCTGACCATCCACAGTTACGACTTTGCCCAGCGCATTTTCCGGACTTCTTTTAGCAATGTTAAATCTTTTCAGAACCTGCTCATTGACGATAACTTCACTCTCTTTCCCTTTCCCGGGCCGCAATTTGAAATTTGTTCCAGCCAGTAATTTGTGATCATGCAGCGGCATATAGTGTTCGTCGACCAGATTCAGCCACACATTGTTGGAATCAAGGCCGTATTTGAGCGTCGATCCGTGGTAACTTCCCAGGCTCGTGATCATCAGTGATCGTGAAACCGCTTTCACAACAGGAATCTCTGCAAACTCCTTTGCCATTACATCCGGATTATTTCCTTGCATGCGAATGTTGACAATGTTTTCTGTTTCAAATCCCAGATCGAAACGGAGCAAACTTTTATACTGGCTGTGACCGACAAGTGTCGCTGCAATAAAAAACAGTGACAATGTATACTGAATGACAATTAATGCCTTACGCATTCCGATCCGCCGGAAAAGTGTCAGGTTTGACATATCCTTCATCACCAAAAGGGCATTGATGCGGGAAAAAAACAATGCTGGCAGGAAGCCGGCAGCCAGGCCAACAAGGCAGGCTAGGGCAATGAAGTAAAGAATCGTTTTGAAGGACAAATCCAGGGAAAGGAGGTCGGAGATATTCGAATCCAGGGCAAGGAATTCTTTCTTCAAAAACAAAAATAACCCTAATGAAAAAACCAGTGCGAGCATGGCAATGATCACCGACTCGGCCATAAACTGTCCCAAAACATGGCTTTTTCTGGCACCAATGATCTTCCTGATCCCGACCTCCCGCGACCGCCGGAGTGAGCGTGCAACGGATAAATTGGTATAATTGAAACAGGCAGAAAGTATGATCACGAACGCCAGTCCGCTCAACACCCAGGTAACGAGCGGTGAAATGGCAGGCCCCACATTGTTAGAGAATTTTCCGCCCAGCACGGCGCCCTTCATGGATTCCAGAGAAATGGATACCGCTTTGTCTTTGTATACAGCACTTTCCTGCTTGCTGATCTTTGCCAAAGCCGCGTTTACAGGCGCGATCTCGGAATGCTCGGGCATTAACACATACACATAATTGGACCATATGTTATCCCAATCATAAAAGTTGTTTTTTTCCTCCTGCTGCGCCTCAATGGTTGCGAAGGAAACCAGCATGTCAAACCGGATATGGGACAGTTTAGGCAAGTCCTTCACAACGCCCCGAACCACATAACTGGTGGTATCGAACATTACCGGCTTGCCAATCGGGTCCGCTTCGCCAAACATTTTCCTCGCTGTTTTTTCGGACAAAACCAGCGCATAAGGTTCTTGCAGGGCCGTTGTTACGTCGCCTTTGACCAACGGAAATGTGAAAACTTTCAGAAAAGAGTTATCTGCCCAGATTGCTTCCAGCGGAAATGTCGAATTACCAACGCGGGCGTCACCTGAGAATCCGTTACGAAAAGTCGTAACCTGCTCCGCGCCTGCCACCGTTTCCCGGATTTTCTGCCCAGCCTTCACCAAAGTGGAAGCAAGCTCCATAGGCGGCTGATCGGCATTTCGAAAGCTGGTAATAACCCGGTAGATCCTGTCACGGCCCTGGTGAAAATCGTCATAGGAGTTTAAATCTGTAATCACGGTGATCACGAGCAGGCCAACAGACATACTGACGGCCAGGCCGATAATGTTGATCAGAGAGAACAATTTATTGCGGACGAGGCTGCGGCGTGAGGTTTTGAGATAGCTGCCAATCATGATCCAGTGAATGAAAAGGTTAAAGAAATCTATTTTCCGAAAAGTATAGGGCCTCAGAAATTTAAGCACGTCGATCACGTAGATGATCCTGGCCCGGAGCAATCCTTTATTTTTTACATTTCGCTCAAAATATTCGAACAGATCTCCTTCCAAATCTTCCAGCAAACGTGGACGGCAGTACCATTGCAGGAAGCGGGTTGCCCAGCGCGGCGGTTGGCCTGTTGCTTTCATATGGAGCCTTCAAGGTTAAAGCCTGGAATGTTGCGCCAGATATTTTCACGCACTTCTTTGGACCTCGTCAGCGCGACCTTTCCGGTATGGCTAACCTCATAAAAACGCTTACGCTTTCCACCCCTCGTGCTGCTCGCCTCCCCCAGCCTGCTCTTTGCTAAACCCTTCTCTTCCAAGCGGTTCAAAACGGAATGCACCACACCCAGCTTAGCAGCCCGGCCCGTATACCTTTCCAATTCATCACAAATCGCAACACTATATGCCTCGCTTGCCAACGAAGCGATCGTCAGCAAAACCAGCTCCTCAAACTCCCCTAAATGAGTTCCCTTCATAAAAACCAAACAAAC
It includes:
- a CDS encoding ATP-binding protein, which translates into the protein MVDSEIKKLEFLAGGGEMGERIRQYNWDETSLGNPAQWPQSLKTCVRIMLSSKQPIWIGWGHQLVKLYNDAYIDIVRGKHPIALGQPASVVWKDIWKDIEPLLSRAMNKDEGTYVESQLLIMERSGFPEETYYTFSYTPVLGADGLPSGIICYNTADTERIINERALRTMQQLDTVAQKKNEQEVYAQATKALSGNPRDFPFSLIYKIKNDGSSAEIVAYSGFAEKPVDGMLDLRDGETVAAGRLTAITENHMTESPVNGRWQEVPKGDWDVPPRVFVDIPIKSATRQFPLAVLTVGLNPYRKFDDAYRNFIQMIADQIALGVSNTLAYEEERKRAEALEALDKAKTLFFTNISHEFRTPLMLILGPLEELLKKPGTALTTAEKQSIELTHRNALRLLKLVNSLLDFSRIESGRHLANFVLTDLATYTQNLAANFRSVIERADLQFHVNTDEQIPPVYLDRQMWEKIVFNLLSNAFKYTLEGTISVDVYAKEGNAVLTVRDTGVGIPESELPHMFERFHRVQNTGGRTYEGTGIGLSLIKELVRLHQGTIQVESVEGEGSCFTVSIPLGKGHLPVTQILEDNPSFEIPGADAYLQEVAALVGRDKSSDKDGDLSSILPEEADELVLIVDDNADMRQHIQSLIATKYRTITATNGLDALEKMQKYKPTLILSDIMMPEVDGIELLKRVKANPETSQLPVILITARAGEDSKIEGYEIGADDYLVKPFSANEMLARIKSQIKINNSRKKIFLDQKSFTDKLEQKVQQRTEDLVKANKELESFNYIASHDLQEPLRKIQTFIHLIQKNKQDEKATQVYYDKISSSAQRMSDLIQSLLTYSRLAKIGEGHTLIDMNKIVKDIEIDFELLIAEKQAVIKCVNLPVIKANGFQINQLFSNLISNSLKFSTQSPEIVISSEIVKGSSVVAPTFVNPDQPFYQITFSDNGIGFEQEFSEKIFSLFQRLHGKHEYSGTGIGLSIVKKIVEQHEGYIAAESSLGNGAVFHIWLPV
- a CDS encoding PadR family transcriptional regulator, producing the protein MKGTHLGEFEELVLLTIASLASEAYSVAICDELERYTGRAAKLGVVHSVLNRLEEKGLAKSRLGEASSTRGGKRKRFYEVSHTGKVALTRSKEVRENIWRNIPGFNLEGSI
- a CDS encoding ABC transporter permease is translated as MKATGQPPRWATRFLQWYCRPRLLEDLEGDLFEYFERNVKNKGLLRARIIYVIDVLKFLRPYTFRKIDFFNLFIHWIMIGSYLKTSRRSLVRNKLFSLINIIGLAVSMSVGLLVITVITDLNSYDDFHQGRDRIYRVITSFRNADQPPMELASTLVKAGQKIRETVAGAEQVTTFRNGFSGDARVGNSTFPLEAIWADNSFLKVFTFPLVKGDVTTALQEPYALVLSEKTARKMFGEADPIGKPVMFDTTSYVVRGVVKDLPKLSHIRFDMLVSFATIEAQQEEKNNFYDWDNIWSNYVYVLMPEHSEIAPVNAALAKISKQESAVYKDKAVSISLESMKGAVLGGKFSNNVGPAISPLVTWVLSGLAFVIILSACFNYTNLSVARSLRRSREVGIRKIIGARKSHVLGQFMAESVIIAMLALVFSLGLFLFLKKEFLALDSNISDLLSLDLSFKTILYFIALACLVGLAAGFLPALFFSRINALLVMKDMSNLTLFRRIGMRKALIVIQYTLSLFFIAATLVGHSQYKSLLRFDLGFETENIVNIRMQGNNPDVMAKEFAEIPVVKAVSRSLMITSLGSYHGSTLKYGLDSNNVWLNLVDEHYMPLHDHKLLAGTNFKLRPGKGKESEVIVNEQVLKRFNIAKRSPENALGKVVTVDGQALTIIGVIKDFHYGTLEAKIEPVIFRYSANEPSGYLNVKIASGDLPGTMDMLETAWRKVDKVHPIQAKFYNDQIESAYSQFSVMVKVVGFVAFLAICIASLGLFGMVVFTTETKLKEISIRKVLGASEGGLVYLLCEGFLILLIVSALIAIPATYFFFDKIVLDDFPYHQPINILELLAGVLVVMLLAFLMIGSQTVKAARNNPAKVLKSE
- a CDS encoding response regulator, yielding MPEKVTVLLVDDDIDDQEIFSIMLEDALPEAECVFARDGIQALEKLEQPAFAPDVIFIDINMPKMNGMEFLAEMKKRPSLVHIPTFMYSTSNEKTIVEQCRNLGASGLIKKQANTDEVKKEIKRIVSTLI
- a CDS encoding glycerophosphodiester phosphodiesterase family protein, with the protein product MGKIVEPAGDLLEKYETGYQTFFQELRKRNYIQDSFLTRSQQYVKSLTTHFFMKKSFLLSAVTSLFLFGALNAVNGQDKMNVLKLKSAKDLHAFFKYTGNDVLLIAGHRGGMIKGFPENSIATFENTLKHTPAFFEIDPRLTKDSVIVLMHDAMLDRTTTGKGKLSDYTYAELKQFKLKDAEGNVTDFPIPTLSEVIEWGRGKTILNLDHKDVPLEMTAALIKKHKADSFVMLTVHKPEEAAFYLKNNPNSTFSAFIKTKAEFEAYQKAGVPFTQLIAYIGPLVKPENQELYSLLNKAGAMAMISAASSYDKLKSAEERKAAYVSIAKDGASIIESDYPIELAEAVKGFIKQDSPKQKFFGKK